ACACCTCCCGCATCACCCGCAGCCAGTTCCCGTTGCAGATGCGCTCGATGCGGTCGTCCGAGTAGCCGCGCGCCTTCAGCGCCCGCAACACCAGCGGCAGCCCCGTCACGTCCTTTACGCAGGCGGGG
This DNA window, taken from Dehalococcoidia bacterium, encodes the following:
- a CDS encoding membrane dipeptidase; this translates as MTGLPLVLRALKARGYSDDRIERICNGNWLRVMREVWGE